TACAGATCTATCCACAGACACACTGTATTGGGCTTCAATAAACATTCCAGACCTTGGATGGGCCAAGCTTAATGGCAATTACGAGATCCGCTGGCATGTCACGGGCACAAATCCCACCGACACGTTATGGCCGGAAGTGTGGGATTTAACTTATGGAGTCCAGGTTCCATACGATTCAACCATACTAAATAATATTACCACCCCCAGTTGGAATCTGGGGGGCACAAGTGCGGGGTTGGGTCGCAGGTATATCGTTAATGTTTCTAATCTTTATCGCAAGTTCATGAATGTATGTGGCATGCGGTTTTTCTTTAAAAATCCGACCCACACCGCAGTTGGTCTGGACATGACCTGGGCCACCCATCCCCAGGAAGGCGATGTATGGAACATCTATTCTTCCGGCCCCATTCCGCCGCGGGATGGTGATGTTTACAGCTTTACGCCCACCAGCGTAGAAGGTGCCCCAAGCGAGATATCCGCCGCCTCCTTCCTCCTGCAACAGAACGCACCGAATCCCTTTAAGCAAGCAACCACTATCAATTATCAATTGGCCCAGCCGGGGATGGTGAACCTGAAAGTCTACAACATCGCCGGGCAATTGGTGAAGACGCTGGTCAGCGGGAAGGCTGGCGCCGGGCCGCACTCGGTCAAATGGAACGGCCGGGATAACGCTGGCAACAAAGTGTCATCAGGCATATATATCTACCGGCTACAGGCAGAGAACAAGGAAATGACAAGGAAACTGGTAATCCTCAGGTAAATATTCTAAGCCGCCGGGGGAACCGAAAGAGGGACGCAGAAAATGCGTCCCTCTTTTTTAGGTTGCAAACACCATTTAAAAATGCTATCCTTAGGCCATGGAACAAAAAGTAAGGCTCAATAAATTCCTGGCCCAGTGCGGGGTGGCCTCGCGCCGCCAGGCCGACGAGATGATCGCGGCCGGACAGGTCACGGTCAACGGGAAAAAAGTGACCGAGCTGGGCACGGTGATCCTTCCCTCCCGCAGCACCGTCAAGGTGGGCGGAAAGCACATCAACCCGCCCAAGGTCCACCAGTACTGGGTCTTCAACAAGCCCAAGGGCTACCTTTGCAGCCGGGGCGACCCCTACGGTCGGCCCACCATCTACGACGTGGTGCCCTTCTACCTGAAGAACATGAAGTACGCCGGGCGGCTGGATCTGGACAGCGAGGGTCTGATGATCATGACCGACGACGGAGAATTCATAGAGCAGCTGACCCATCCCTCCAACCAGATCAAGCGGAC
The DNA window shown above is from bacterium and carries:
- a CDS encoding pseudouridine synthase, with translation MEQKVRLNKFLAQCGVASRRQADEMIAAGQVTVNGKKVTELGTVILPSRSTVKVGGKHINPPKVHQYWVFNKPKGYLCSRGDPYGRPTIYDVVPFYLKNMKYAGRLDLDSEGLMIMTDDGEFIEQLTHPSNQIKRTYVVWVRGLVQKAELDELKQGVEYEGEQYAPAPAKILRYDPREQNSFIEITIREGKKREVKMMFRALGRQVLELKRISFGPVKLEYLPVGEARRMTDEELAQIKRGRKK